A stretch of DNA from Luteolibacter yonseiensis:
ATCGGCAGCCCGGACCAGGGGTTGCAGGATTCCACCCGCGCCGGCGCCGTCACTCCGGAAGACTTCGAACGCCGCCTCACCCTCGCGGACAGGATGAACCGCCAGTTCCACGGCCGTTTCCCGAATGCCGATGTGAAAGCCTATGAGGAACTCTACCGCGAGGCCATCGCCCTGATGAATTCGAAGGACCTCAAGGCCTTCGACCTCCGCCAGGAGCCGGAAGCCACCCGCAAGCTCTACGGCGAGGGCAGCTTCGCCCAGGGTTGCCTCCTCGCCCGCCGCCTCGTGCAGAACGGCGTGCGCTTCATCGAGGTCCAGCTCGGTGGTTGGGACACCCACTACGACAACTTCACCGGCGTCGAAGGCCGCTGCAAGCAGTTCGACCAGGCCTACGCCGCCCTCATCACCGACCTGGAGAAAAACGGGATGCTCGACAGCACGCTCGTCGTCGTCGCCACCGAATTCGGCCGCACTCCTGAAATCAAGACCGAGCACTCGAACGGCCGCGACCACCACCCCGGAGCCTTCTCCTGCGTGCTCGCGGGCGGCGGCGTCAAGGGCGGCATCATCCACGGCGCGACCGATCCCTCGGGCGGAAAGGTCAAGGAAGGCCAGGTCAGCGTGCAGGACTTCAACGCCACCATCGCCTACGCCCTCGGCCTGCCTTACGAAACAATCCTCATGTCGCCGACCAAGCGGCCCTTCAAGATCGCGGACAAGGGCGTGCCGATCACCACGCTCTTCGCGTGAGGGTCCTCACCGAGGTGGGGTGTTCCTTTTGGCTTCCCTTCGGCCCGCGCGTCGGTGAGTGTGGAAACAGATTGAAACCCCATCTCTCATGAAAATCCCCGCCATCCTTTTCCTCGCGGCAGCCCCGTTGATCTTTCCCGCCTCGCTCCAGGCGAAAACATGGAAGGAAGCCGGTTCGGAGCGATCGCTGGAAGGCGAGTATTCCAAGACCGAGGGCGACCAGGTCGTCATCCTCCGTCCGAACGGGACCACGGTGAAGATCCCGTTGGCGAAGCTCACACCCGAAGACCGGAAATTCGTCGCCGAAGCCTCGGCCGCCAAGCCCGCTGCACCGGAAGCCGCAGCGGCCGCCGACACCGATGTCTTCAAATGGGAGACGGATTACGAGGTCGCCAAGAAGCGGGCCAAGGATGAGAAAAAGGACATCCTCGTGGACTTCACCGGTTCCGACTGGTGCGGCTGGTGCATCAAGCTGAAGAAGGAAGTCTTCGATAAACCGGAGTTCCAGGAATACGCGAAGAAGCACCTCGTCATGCTCGAACTCGACTTCCCGCGTAAGAAGCAACTGCCGGCGAAGGAAAAGGAACAGAACGAAAAACTCTCCCAGGAATTCCAGATCGAAGGCTTCCCGACCATCCTCCTCCTGAAGGCCAGCGGCCGGGAAATCGCCCGCACCGGTTATCAGGAAGGCGGCCCGGAGAAATACATCGAGCACCTGAAGGGGCTGAAGTAGGGACAAAACGACAAGCGGTGGATATCTCCAAACAATTCGCTGTCTGACTTCAATCTGTTGCGAAGCCAATCACCACTTGATCACTTTCAATCCATCGATCCTGTCGAAATGGGCATCCCGCGTCGCGAGCGGCATATCCAGCTCCAGAGCTACGGCGGCGATCCATAGATCATTTTCAGGAATCGGTTGTCCTTTTGCTTCCAGCGCGACGGATGCCTGAGCGTAATGTTCGGCGGTAGCGCTGTCGGGGTTGAGGACTGCGACCACCTTCAAGAGTGATTGGATTTTTGCCTGATGTTTCGGAGGGTTTGCTGATTTCAGCGCACCTTTCAAGAGTTCCCCCAAAGCCACCAACGGCATGAAAAGCGGTTCACCCGGGCCGATGAGTTGGAACAAGTCCAGTTTGCCCCGGAAATGAGCGATGATCACGCTGGAATCCAGCAGAATTCCGGAAGTCCGATCAGCCACAGGTTTCGATCCGGCGTGAGGTTTCCAATGCCTGCTCGAAGATTTCAGCATCCTCGTCCGAGAGATATCCGTAAGTTTCTTTGAGGACTTGCTCGCGTTCACGTTCCACGGTTTCGCTCAAGCGATGGACATAACGGGCTACCTCCACCTGCTTGCGCATCGGCATGCCATTGAGATCCCGGACGATGGATTCGATAACCGTCATGCAGACATTCTGGCGGATGGATGAAAAATTGCGAGCCGAGTTTTACAGATCCCTTCTCACCTCGCCAGCATCTGCAACAACTGCTTCGCCTCCTGGAAATCCGGGCGGAGCTGGAGGGCGCGGGTGGTGGCGTTGAGGGCCTCGTTTTTCTGGCCGAGACGGGCGTGGATGGTGGCGCGGGCGTAGGGGATGGAGGGGTCCGATGGATCGGCGGCCTCGGCCTTGAGCAGGGCTTCGATGGCGGCGCGGGGCTGGTTGGTGCCGCTGCGGGCGAGGCCGAGGTTGTACCAGGCGCGGGCGTAGCTGGGATCGAGTTCGACGGTTTTTTCGAGTTCGGCGGTGGACTCGGCGCTGGAGCCGGTTTCGTTGAGCGCGAGCGCGAGCTTGTAGTGGTACTCGGCATTTCCGGGATCGAGGCGGATGGCTTCCTTGAGCGAGGTGACGGCCGCCTGCGGGTCGCCGGTGGTGCTGAGGAGGATGGCGAGGTCGTGATGGAACGGCGGGGAGTTCGGGTCCCACTCGATGGCCTTTTTCATCTGGCGGATGGCGGCGGGAGTATCGCCACGACGCATGGCGAACTGCGCGAGTTGCATGC
This window harbors:
- a CDS encoding DUF1501 domain-containing protein, whose product is MNPFNKADELTRRQFVSNAARAYLGVHLFPMLGGTLASAAPEGTVAGGGKAKNVIYLFMSGGMSHVDTFDPKKKKEIMGKTESIATKADGIQLGHYLKKTAEVTDKLCVINSMNSTQGAHEQGAYIMHTSYDMRGTIQHPSLGSWVVRLGGRIHPELPGYVAVNSSPEVTGGGFFGAKFAAAPIGSPDQGLQDSTRAGAVTPEDFERRLTLADRMNRQFHGRFPNADVKAYEELYREAIALMNSKDLKAFDLRQEPEATRKLYGEGSFAQGCLLARRLVQNGVRFIEVQLGGWDTHYDNFTGVEGRCKQFDQAYAALITDLEKNGMLDSTLVVVATEFGRTPEIKTEHSNGRDHHPGAFSCVLAGGGVKGGIIHGATDPSGGKVKEGQVSVQDFNATIAYALGLPYETILMSPTKRPFKIADKGVPITTLFA
- a CDS encoding thioredoxin family protein translates to MKIPAILFLAAAPLIFPASLQAKTWKEAGSERSLEGEYSKTEGDQVVILRPNGTTVKIPLAKLTPEDRKFVAEASAAKPAAPEAAAAADTDVFKWETDYEVAKKRAKDEKKDILVDFTGSDWCGWCIKLKKEVFDKPEFQEYAKKHLVMLELDFPRKKQLPAKEKEQNEKLSQEFQIEGFPTILLLKASGREIARTGYQEGGPEKYIEHLKGLK
- a CDS encoding type II toxin-antitoxin system VapC family toxin; translation: MLKSSSRHWKPHAGSKPVADRTSGILLDSSVIIAHFRGKLDLFQLIGPGEPLFMPLVALGELLKGALKSANPPKHQAKIQSLLKVVAVLNPDSATAEHYAQASVALEAKGQPIPENDLWIAAVALELDMPLATRDAHFDRIDGLKVIKW